A genome region from Camelina sativa cultivar DH55 chromosome 10, Cs, whole genome shotgun sequence includes the following:
- the LOC104719761 gene encoding mitochondrial import receptor subunit TOM20-4: MDMQSGEAAMDMQSEIERLVFFEHARKLAEATYIKNPLDVDNLTRWGGALLEVAQFQQITESKQLILEAISKLGEALLIDPKKHDALWVIGNAHVSYGFLTPDQTEAIDHFENATQFFQRALEEQPGNESYQKSLEMASKAPVLHTEVYKHGSGPQPLGGVAGPSSSSNAKFSQTMKQKKNSDFKYDVLGWVILAAGVVAWFSFAKSQMPVPRQ; this comes from the exons ATGGATATGCAGAGTGGAGAAGCCGCCATGGATATGCAGAGTGAAATCGAGAGATTGGTGTTTTTCGAACATGCTCGAAAACTTGCCGAAGCTACCTACATCAAAAACCCTTTAGATGTCGAT aATTTGACGAGATGGGGAGGAGCTTTACTGGAAGTAGCACAGTTTCAACAAATCACAGAGTCAAAGCAACTGATTCTAG AGGCCATTTCGAAGCTGGGAGAGGCGTTGTTAATTGATCCAAAGAAGCATGATGCTCTTTGGGTCATTGGTAATGCTCACGTTTCATATGGGTTTTTAACTCCTGATCAAACCGAGGCTATAGATCACTTTGAGAATGCTACTCAGTTCTTTCAACGAGCTCTTGAGGAG CAACCGGGGAACGAATCCTATCAGAAATCACTGGAGATGGCTTCCAAG GCTCCAGTACTACATACAGAGGTTTACAAACATGGTTCAGGCCCACAACCATTGGGCGGTGTCGCTGGACCATCATCATCTAGCAATGCGAag tTCTCACAGACGATGAAGCAAAAAAAGAACAGTGATTTCAAGTATGATGTGCTCGGATGGGTCATCTTAGCCGCTGGCGTTGTTGCGTGGTTTAGTTTTGCCAAATCTCAGATGCCGGTCCCAAGGCAGTAA
- the LOC104720669 gene encoding putative fasciclin-like arabinogalactan protein 20, whose amino-acid sequence CNFPCNGFSHRETKRESSKNASMASKILTTFFLLFFVLDLNLVAPSLTSVSSAVEILSDSSYFSMGLTLKLASQDLNLNDWQELTIFAPSDQAFTRSGQPSLLDIKYQLSPTRLSGESLRNFPNGAKIPTLRSNSSLVVTNSSRFGGGKASINGAVVQDSPVFDDGYIVIYGSEEFFTSPTKISGDSPSSSSVPNPTGSIPIPSSATRTAPSPPNRSKPVVNCFNIFESASRLLMSRGFVIMATFLALQLETSGNNDTKMITVFAPTDEAIPNPTTKFSDYATIFRGHVINRLVSWKDLQKLAWEGSILQTVLKGYEIEVSWSGDILLLNGVPLIYPDMFVNDCIAVHGFNQMIEPKEKQVGLGESISVPNDGEEEAVEGVHEEYSSQLGDYDGLH is encoded by the coding sequence TGTAACTTCCCCTGCAACGGCTTTTCTCATCgagaaaccaaaagagaaagctCCAAGAACGCATCAATGGCGTCGAAGATTCTAACTACCTTCTTCCTCCTATTTTTCGTTCTCGATCTCAATCTCGTCGCACCTTCTCTAACATCTGTTTCATCCGCCGTGGAAATCCTCTCCGATTCAAGCTACTTCTCCATGGGACTCACTCTAAAGCTCGCGAGCCAAGATCTAAACCTCAACGATTGGCAAGAACTCACCATCTTCGCACCTTCTGATCAAGCTTTCACCAGATCCGGTCAACCTTCGCTTCTCGATATCAAGTACCAGCTCTCTCCGACGAGACTCTCCGGTGAATCCCTAAGAAACTTCCCGAACGGCGCCAAAATCCCTACTCTCAGATCTAACTCATCTCTCGTCGTCACCAATTCTTCACGATTCGGAGGTGGCAAAGCTTCGATCAACGGCGCCGTGGTCCAAGACTCCCCTGTTTTTGACGACGGTTACATCGTGATTTACGGATCCGAAGAGTTTTTCACATCCCCGACGAAGATCTCCGGCGATtcaccatcgtcttcttcagTCCCAAACCCTACTGGTTCGATCCCAATCCCTAGTTCAGCGACTCGTACTGCTCCAAGTCCTCCTAATAGATCAAAACCAGTAGTGAACTGCTTCAACATCTTTGAATCGGCTTCAAGATTGTTAATGTCGAGAGGCTTCGTGATCATGGCCACGTTTCTCGCTCTGCAGTTAGAAACTTCAGGAAACAACGACACGAAGATGATCACAGTCTTTGCTCCGACCGACGAGGCGATTCCAAATCCAACAACCAAATTCTCCGATTACGCTACTATCTTCAGAGGGCATGTGATCAATCGACTTGTCTCTTGGAAAGATCTTCAGAAACTTGCTTGGGAAGGATCGATTCTGCAAACTGTTCTTAAAGGGTATGAAATTGAGGTTTCTTGGTCTGGTGATATACTTCTTCTCAATGGAGTCCCACTCATATATCCAGATATGTTTGTCAACGATTGCATTGCTGTTCATGGCTTTAATCAGATGATCGAACCGAAAGAGAAACAGGTTGGTTTGGGAGAGTCTATCTCAGTGCCTaacgatggagaagaagaagctgtagAAGGTGTTCATGAAGAGTACTCTTCTCAGTTAGGTGACTATGATGGTCTTCACTGA